Genomic DNA from Xyrauchen texanus isolate HMW12.3.18 chromosome 28, RBS_HiC_50CHRs, whole genome shotgun sequence:
TTTAGGAAATGACTGTGGTTGGGTTTGTTGCTTttaagtgttttgggagaaaataaaccAAAAGAGCCTTTTACCCTGCGGGGCCTTTAACCACATTGTACCCTAaccaaataaaaatgtgacaGCTTGTCCCAATACCCTAGTCCTGAGAACACAGTTCAAACTTTTGGTTAAAATGTACCCGTTCACACGCTTTTTCATTCTTCTCTAATCGAAATGTTTCAACATTACATGTTTTCAGGAGCAATGGCTAAATGTAGTCCTTATTAATATCTTATTAGGCAtcctgttaaaggtgcactcagtattttttcctcCGTAGAAATTAATTGCAATAATAACATATGTATAATATGTTATGatcgcgaggggaggaggggctcccaaccaaccacctggaacggttactgctgccaggggtgggggagacccctaccgtccaacAAAAACGCAGAGGGGCGTTCCGttcgccaggggccggaggtctgcctccgatccatctggggaggtgcggctgtcatccattagagtgtggaggagtggccaaagaacaagctacagcgtatcggagaaccagcgagtaattgttttttctctctctctctctctctcactgccgctccatgttggccttttccctctctttttaaacgTTTTGTTAATTTGACAATTAGCTCCTCCTTCTTTCCATTAATCCTTTACACCCAGCCTGTGACTGTAAGCAACTGTCACGTAAGACTCACTGCTGGATCATACAAACAAATTACCTTCCAAATCTATATTTTACATTCCCTGACTGATTTAGCATTTGATTCTGAAGAGATATTTGTGTTTTAACTGAGGTTATTTAAAATGGCAGGACTTCAATACATTTTCATACTAGACTTGCATGTTTCTTAGAACATCTATAGTGATGACACCAGGGTTcacacaccttttgaccaataaATGTCAAGTACTTCTCCAGTCGATCGTGATTACTGGATATTAATTTTTAAAGATATTACTTACTAAACATGACTTATCCATGAATTTGagcatttccatgacttttcctggCTTGGAAATCACAATTATAAATGGCCCAGAAatgtccaggttttccatgacaacGGAAACCCTGTTACATTGTAGTAAGGtctgtttctttttttggggCTGGAGAAGTTTTGTATTACCGTACAATTGAAATGACACATTTTCATGACAGAAATATGCTAAACAATCCAACAGGAACCAAAATACACAACACATTCCTGTAGTTGCCTTTTAATTAGCAAGAGTATAAAACAACACCCAAAAATATACTTTGCTTTAACATATATACAATTTACACATATTTTTTAAGTCCATGTTGTTAGCAAATGTGCTTAGCTTGCAGCGTATCTGGATAAAAGTGGCTAGCCATGGAGAGTCCCACAAGACAAATTTCATGTAAATTTTATTACAAAGCTCCACAGAAGCTTTTGATTTGAGGTGGGTTGGCTAattttgaaaaacaacaacaacatcaacaacaaaaaatatgaatTCCTAGTTGGAATCAACTTTTCTCAGACACCTGTATGCTAACACTGGCTCAGTTTGAGGTGTACTGTAAAAACTGCAGCAATGCTGCATGGTGGAGAAGGCGTATTCTTCCATTCATCTGTCTCAGAGTGATGATGTAAGCACTGTGCCTGTGAGCAGGAAAAATGGCtgacattaaagtgatagttcacccgaaaatgttatttttgtcgTTAAAATTACTCTATCATTGTAAGTTGTTAAGCAGCTCTTATGACAGTTCGTGACCACATCggtgctcaaaaaaaaaaaaaaaaaaaaagcagtccaTAACACCAGAACTTGATGCTGCATTTTGGGTTGCCAACTTTTCGTCATGTGAACATGGGATGCATGAATATTTTGCCATTGTAATAAGACACAAGGCCTTCAATCCGGACATATTTTGGCACTAAAATACTGGACATTGTCCGTTAAAATGTCTATTGCACAAGTTGTCCTGTATGATGTTTGATGTCAATCATGTCTAAGCTGTACTACAggaaacatatttattttgagAGGTATGGTGTGGCTTCAGAAAACTATAGtgtagaccagtggttcccaaccctggtcctggagtacccccaacactgcacattttggatgtctcccttatttGACACATCCAATTCTGCTCATGGAGCCTcaactaatgagctgatgagttgaatcaggtatATTTgataagggagacatccaaaacATGCAGTGTTGGGGGTACTCCCGGAtcaaggttgggaaccactggtgtgactacttttatgatgagAGACATTAAGTGTATGGAAGAGAGCTGTGTTAAGATTCTTAAAAAATTCTCTATGCACAGTGATGATGTCAGCACTGTGTCTGCGAGCAGGAGGAATACAGACAGAGCAGAATGAAGCTGTCTATGAGGAGGACACCATAGAGGCAACGCTGTGTGTGCAAACTCTGAGCCCTCTGGAAGCGCGTCAACAGCACTgccagcaaaagaaagaaagtggctATATTTAAAACGAGGAACAGGCGGATGTACGTGGTGGAGCCGAACTCATCATCACTCCCTCTCGTAGCTCCCAGGCGCACTTCTTTGAATTTCCGCCCCTTCACAAATCCCACTTTTCTGCCCTTTCGTACATCACTGTATTCAATGAATGCTCTTGAGTCACCATCTGCCTCCTCTGGAAACTCCTCGTAGGCACGTTTCATTGTCTGCTGTCTCTCCTTCTTCtcactcgcctcaatctgggcaAAGATGTCTGGTAGGCTTTCAGAGAAGCTTGCCTTCTTGTATCCCTTCCCCTTTCCCTGCTTCTTAGAGAGGGCAAACATCTTCTTAACAGTCCCTGGTGCCTTCCTCTTGTCTGAAGACTTCAGGAGGCGCTCAGCAGTTTTGTGGAAGCTGTCTGTGTTAAGAACTCGTGACAGGATGTGTCTTTCTAGCTGCTGGAAGACTGGTTTGACATGCTGAAGATTGTCCTCCACAACATTAACATATTCTTCTACTTCTTCCAGGGGCTGCTCCTCTATACCTGATGCTCTTTCAAACACCACTTTCTTTTGATCCACCAATACCATAGCATACAGAGGTTTGGTGGGGGCCTCACCTGTGAGGAGATAGATGGTGTAAGTGTGTTCTCTGGTGACCAGATATATGTCTATTCTTTCGGAGTCACCATGCATGCTGAAATTTTGCACATCCACTCCTGGACCAAAGAAGATGTAAGCCACTCTGCTGCTAGGGTACCTCAGTGGCATAGTCACATTTACATAGTTTGACCCATTATAGGGGTATCCACGGGGGTAGCTCCTATAGCCTATTATTGCCCTTTCACTGCCACCCGTTTCATCCAGCCAGAACatcttgtatgattcatctccGTGTCTGATCAGAGCACCATGTATCCCATCAATCTGGGTGTTCTGGAAGGACAGGTCTGTGTTGTGGAAGAAGCTGCTCACGCTGCGTGTTGAGCTGTCTGGATGTAGCTGAATGTGGTCGACCATCAGCAGCAGCTGAGGATGAAGCAGCAGCAGGTTCCTCTGAAAATTCTTGATCTTCAGCTCAGGGTTGTAAGCTGCCTGACCCTCGCCACGAATGAACACCATGCCCTGCCGCTCTATAGCTGCCTCTACCTGACCATGGCAATCTGCTGCTTGCCCGTGCTTATATTTTAGCCATTTAGAGTTACACGCCTCCGTAACTTGGCCTTCCCATGGTGCGAAGCAGCTCTCAGATACAGCAGGCCCGAACATGACGGCATTATTGAGGGAGGTATATTTGGGCCCGTACAATGCTTCTGTGATGAATGGAACCCCATTTGGGGCGAAGGTAAAAGAGTTCTGGTCGGGGTGCTCATGACCGGCATTAAAGTTCCTCCACCCTTTGATCcagtctttgtatttgttttggtgAACAATGTCGAAAATTGCACGTCCGCCAAGCTTCCCTGACTTAAAGGACAGAAATGTGTGGTTACTACCAGCAGGTAGGGCACTTCCATATGTCACCACTCCCCAGTCTTTGAAATAATGCAGGCGGGATGTACCATAATCAGGAGGTGGGGTGGGCTGCAGACTGGCGTCATACCTgcacagagaaagagaaacacaACTAAATTTAGTGGTGAAGCCACAAAAAACTAATTTCTGGTGCTTgatctccatccatccattcatctatctatctttccatGAATGTGTCTCCAAAAGGAATATATGTAACGTATGGAACGCTACAACTTATGCCTGTTTTAAATCACACGCCGATGCAGTGTGTGAGCAGCATTTCTGCTGCAGTAACTACTGCgctctatccacctttttcctgggggAAACTAATATGGGTGAGATAAGTTGTCCTGTGGCATTCCTTAGCTCTGTCTGCAGTCATTTTAGAACCTGTTTTACCTGTAGAGGGTGAAGTAGTCTAAAACCACATTTCACCACATTtcatttgaggtttaaaacgcTGTCCTGATGTGCCCCGGATGGTAGTgaagcaccacctctcaccaATCAATCACCCACTGAATAAAAGTTGAAACTTACATgcaaatttaaaaggaaataaccgtccaatCAGAAAACTTGAAAAAGTAATTGCATACCCGAGGATGAGAACTTCACGGCTCTTCCTCAGGGtgtctgtctgatatcaacatgcaggctgacaagatgacaagcacacacatctgaagctgatcTAACACAGGTACTCCAATAAAACAACCGATAATTTTGCTCAAAATGTTGCGTTAGTGATTAAATCTCACCTGCATCTGCGAGAAACAGCATGCAGGTTTTGTtcgcctttttttttttgtctttatacCTTTTTTGCAGTTCATTATCGTTCAGTAATACATTAATATAGTAAGTGATGTACAGTGGtcgccaaaagtttggaataatgtacagattttgctcttttggaaagtaattggtgctttaattcaccaaagtgtcattcaactgatcacaatgtgtagtcaggacattaataatgtgtaaaattacaatttgaaaaacattttaaacttcttcagagttctcatcaaaaaatcctccatgtgcagcaatgacagctttgcagattcttggcattccagctgtcagtttgtccagatactcaggtgacatttcaccccacacttcctgtagcacttgccatagatgtgactgtcttgtcgggctcttttcacacaccttacagtctagctgatcccacaaaagctcaatggggttaagatccataacactcttttccaattatcaacgtgacaaactctcccattacaatgactgctttcactcactgcaggtttacactgtttgagatgtagccaacataaagaatatggcatgaataacaTATTTCAGGAATCGCTCGTTTTCACGAATTCAGGAAGCGGTCATTGCTATtgcgtctgctctaataagacccatttgccacgcagctggtataAGTAGATTTTCACGAATCGCATAAACTCAGAtggcaaatgactgtttttaatttccaaagtgcaaccactgaggtcAAAAATTATCTAATGATAATCTTGCATGAACAAGATCATCATTGAAGATCTAGTGGGATGAATGGGCACCCGTCCAATAGACGGATCATAGAGCTTACTAAACGCAGTAAATAACTTGGTTAATTTAAATCAACTTTTAAGacatttgaatattgaatatgtgcACTgcaacaacaactgtgttttattgATAATGGAAGTAGCCCACACTTGGAGGCAGCTATTAATAGCTAAGTGTTTCTAGCTTGATCATCATGAAATCTTATTTACATGATGCTGGTGTTATCTAATGTAGTTTTGTAGAATTATTTAATGTAGTGACAGCCAACACATTAAGCTCTGCTCATTTTGAAACATCATTATTTAGGGGAAGGGGAGGACGCTGAACCTGAATGTTGTTTTGCACTACAGTGGCCGGTTTGATCACTTCACACTTAATATAGCTTAATAATATAGTCAGAAATAAGTAATTACGCACAAACGTTCAGTAGCGATATATTTTTGTTCAAACGCTAGCCAAAAAATTTAAGTGTTGAATAATTTCCTCACAGAAAGGACGCACTTCCAATATGTTAACTCACCATCTTTAGCAACAGCAGGTACAGCATCCCACGCTTTTTCCTTTGTTAATTAATCCTTATAAAACTTTTAGGGCAATAGAGCACTTTAATATACAAGTGTTTATCTGGATTTACCGACCACATGCGCTGTTGTATGCTTTTGTTTACGTTTAGCCGCACGTGGCTGTATTGCTGTTAACCCTTTTAGACCTGCTCTCAATGTAATAGTATATAAAAGAGCAGAATATTTAGTAAACTGtagttttgaataaaaaaaaaccgTATGTCTGCTTAAgctaaataattcaaatatttacattttctttttgtgtcatacttttttttttctttctacgaactgtaattaaaataaaaacacactagaCTACAAATATATGCTTATTCTGGGCAatatctagtttttttttttgtgtcaacTCCTCTTCATGATGTTAATCAACAACGCACTTTCAACGCTGCAAAAATAAACTCAACAACGAAACTCCCGCTGCTCTGCTGCTCACGCGCTGCTTCTGCTTCAGATGTAAATACACTCATTTGTTAACATGGACGGCAGAAACAATATACGcactggttctcttacgagaggttctctcgtattgcgtaagctagcttacgctacgggaaagattcatcttttctgagatattgaagccaaaaaattatccttaatttttgtatccattgtcaacgcagtgcggcagctgcagaccttgagcgggctagctagcgagctcataggttgctctgcggcaactgctgcagcctatagacgagcttgggcgaactcgcatccaatgagaggcgtccggcgctcactgcatcaaagcccgccaaaagggcgtgactagagtgcatataagcgtagttcgtaggctggaaccctgattttcatctcttcagcgaagctctccgcatcgctgacctggaagccgcgtcgccgtttgaggggcatctagcaagcgtggacagcgctagaagaagccggccgtctcagccaccttcagccatcctgcgagctacgccatccgacgacgtatccttttattaagcaagctagttctcaagaactattcacaaaagagtacgagcgtctttttcaagatgcctcgctccacttgcgcctcatgtcgcgcccttctcagcacaggagaccgccacatcatctgcgctctctgcctgggactggggcacgcagagctcgccctcactgagggcggatgcgatttctgcgaggagctaccgatgtcgaccctgcgggctcgactcgaagcggtcaaagcagaaaccgccacgccgcctaccctcagccgcgcaggaagaagcgccgctcacaaaggctgccggaaactgtggttgaagcgactgcctcgccgagcctctccctcgagcatcgctttcaccctccccgccccgggacgcgcagttgccgccggcggccgcactgctgccatctcggatgacgagcggaggataagggctgctgttccatcatggcttcggacagcgaggagtggacaggctcccaagcctcctcctcagcccaggaatccagcaggacccgcgccggagtcgaaggggagttaacacgcctcctcacacaggccgtcgaccgcctcgggctcgagtggtcaccgcccctgagcaggcacccaacagactcggcggctgctttcttcaaagccatcgccgctctacaccagcggccgggccgctcccttcctgccggaattacatacggagcttgcaaagtcgtggagcgctccgttttcagccaggacccgttcacacgtctccacctctctcgcgtcggtggacggcgccactgaagaggctactcctccatccccggtcgaggactcggtagcagcacacctttgtccgccctccgcgagatggcgttccaagcctgtgctcccgtctaaggcctgcagagcgacttccgcctatgttggccgcgcctattccgccgccggccaagccgcatctgctctgcactcaatggccgttttacagatcctacaagcagaccttcttcggagtgggatgagaaaggcaggcacccagaggctgttactgatctacggcgcgacagacctcgcccttcgcgctaccaaagctgcagcccaagctctagggaagtgcatggcctcgctgactgtgaccgagagacacttatggctaacactagccgacatgggagaagcagagctccacgttcctcaacgcaccgctctctccaaccggtctcttcggctccgcggtgagtggcattgttgaccgcttctcagaagtccagaaagccacccaagccatgaacctcttcctgccgcgtcgcgctagctcctctgcaggccgctcacgtgatcagcctcctgcacgagcttcttcacagcgcccagttcaacaatctcagacttctcagcgtcgacagggcggccgccctcgatcagcgctcagacagccgccgcagaccgcctccccgcgggcctcgatctaaggtaacgctgaaacccgagcagccgaagtcttcctaactgtgttgaacaagcgacggctcagtcccgccgcggcggaccactgtcaaagctttacccctgtcagtccccttctctcaggctactacagtggtgaatttagcagccaacaagccggtgacactgcccgcttgcctgcactcaaacgccgttttcacggcgacccaaataaatcttgtaaagagcaaacatgtcttatgtgtagaaaaagtgcccacaacccagtgttagcccctacacacaagcataacacatcccgtgcccctatcagagcacgctctcataaagcgattactgaaccgctcgagcgtcagagtcaatgaaggcgcccacaaatgcgtcgcggcgcccattctctgcccgctctgtcacacgaccagccctatgtgtagaaaatgtgcccacaatccagtgttcacttctgcacacaagcactgcatgtctcgtgtccccaccagagcacgctcacataaagcgattcacgaaccgctcggcgctagagtcaataaatgcgcccgcaaatgcgtcgtgcgcccattctctgcccgctctgttacacggccagcaaccattcctctgtgtgtaagtcccgtgcccatgactatgcttgcgcatcacgtaacagatgtgactctttccccattcattccaatcggaagtcactcacaaaacagcctgttcatgctgtctgcgagcaatcatgcatgaacacactaaacgcgctcacacattttgttcagctctgtgtgcggcaatcagagcgaattggccattcaccctctagcgttacgcttcaaagcgtgggaagctattccagggatatccaagtgggtgttaagcacaatacaacagggctatttgctacagttcgatcgccgcccctcgcttcagagcgcggctcgaaaccactgtgaacacggaagcagcgtgcatgcttcgttcagaaatagcaagccttctgtgcaaaagggccatagaaaaagtgccaccctctctgagctgagtcggggctttacagccgttattttcttgttcccaagaaagacggcggcctcagacccatattagatctcagggttttgaacaaggtgcttgcaaaagaccgttcaaaatgcttacaatcaggaaactcctcgcgcatgtgccaggggactggtttatttctctcgatctgaaagatgcatactttcagattcagataaatcccgtcacaggccattcttgagattcagccgacggccaggtttatcaatacaccgtccttccgttcggcctgtccttagcacccgtactttcacgaagtgcatggatgcggcgctcgcacccctgcggagtcagggtttgcgaattctgaactatttggacgactggctgattatggctcagtcacatatggagcttctgtctcacagagcagttctcctcagccatctgaacagtttgggtcttgcagtcaattggaccaagagctcactacagcccagtcagaccatttccttcctgggaatagaactagactccgtggcaatgacggctcgcttatctacacagcgcgcgcgccgtgttcagcgactagccgcatcttttcagatgaacagcctcacgcctctgaagaaattccagagagtgctaggttacatggcctcagccgcagcagtacttcagctgggtttactgcacatcgcccgcttcagcattggctaaacaccgcgcgtctcgccgggcttgggccacaggcgccagcccatcaaggtgactcagacctgcatatcagctctgcagccctggacagtggccgaatggtatcagcggggagtgacaatgggagctgtatctcgccgaaaagtcatctcgacaggcgcgtccaacacgggttgggcgcggtctcgcgagggctctccggttttcggcctatggtcagttcaggaaaagctccttcacataaattgtctggaaatgatagcggtcgagtacgcgctcgtgcgctatctcccggtcattcagggtcaccacgtcctggtccgttcggacaacagatctgtggtatcctacctaaaccgtcagggcggtgtcagatccaggaacctcttccatctgacaaaacgcatactgagttggtcccagtgccacctgcgctcgctgagggcgacgcgcgtgccaggccacctgagcgacggcccggacagactgtccagagacaatattccccaggggaatggtccctgcacgctcaaacagtccaggcgttatggcacctattcggcagagcagagatagacctctttgcgtccaaagagaactctcactgcccagtatttttctcgagcgaggacgcagctggcccaggactggcccaggcgcccggcttacgccttccctcccgtctcgctattgccacaggtaatgcagaggatcagggaagcgcgtcactcggtgctcctcatagcccgcgttgggagaatcagacatggttcccggagcttacgcagctgtcactgacagcgccgtggcccatcccagtgagagcagatctcctctctcaagctcgcggcacaatctggcatccccacccagagcactggagctgcatgcgtgggtgatcaacgactacccgtcgctctgccagaaggagtaataaacaccatcatacacgctagagccccttccacgagaagactctatgcgtcaaaatggtctgtgttctcaaaatggtgcaccgacagagacctggacccacggacatgtggggtgtcgtcgctgctcgtatttctacaagagctgctggatgagggcagatccccatccacgctcaaagtgtatgtggcggccgttgcggcgttcagctgaaccctgcacggccagtcatggggtaaaagcgagctggtcatccgcttcctcaggggagctagaaggatgaaccccgcgcccccatcggttcctatctgggatctttctatagttctcgaaa
This window encodes:
- the dse gene encoding dermatan-sulfate epimerase; its protein translation is MRTYTRGAPTVFFISALWVLVSPALSEVDPSGGIAFLGGNYEGTHPMLYFGQAEVEELQRAAVKTHKALAQQIREAGEAMLERPDEYLPPWNPAEFSARWNEVYGNNLGLLSMFCLLYPHRAGALDMAKEYMERMAAQPNWLVKDAPWDEVPMAHSLVGFTTAYDFLYEYLSKVQQERFLQVIGNASRYMYEKSYHRGWGFQYLHNHQPTNCVALLTGSLVLMNQGYLQEAYLWTKQALAIMEKSMVLLQDVTDGSLYEGVAYGTYTTRSLFQYIYLVQRHFAIGHFNHPWLHKHFAFLYRTLLPGFQRTVAIADSNYNWFYGPESQLVFLDRYVMRNGSGNWLANVIRQNRVLEGPGTAGKGQRWCTLHTEFLWYDASLQPTPPPDYGTSRLHYFKDWGVVTYGSALPAGSNHTFLSFKSGKLGGRAIFDIVHQNKYKDWIKGWRNFNAGHEHPDQNSFTFAPNGVPFITEALYGPKYTSLNNAVMFGPAVSESCFAPWEGQVTEACNSKWLKYKHGQAADCHGQVEAAIERQGMVFIRGEGQAAYNPELKIKNFQRNLLLLHPQLLLMVDHIQLHPDSSTRSVSSFFHNTDLSFQNTQIDGIHGALIRHGDESYKMFWLDETGGSERAIIGYRSYPRGYPYNGSNYVNVTMPLRYPSSRVAYIFFGPGVDVQNFSMHGDSERIDIYLVTREHTYTIYLLTGEAPTKPLYAMVLVDQKKVVFERASGIEEQPLEEVEEYVNVVEDNLQHVKPVFQQLERHILSRVLNTDSFHKTAERLLKSSDKRKAPGTVKKMFALSKKQGKGKGYKKASFSESLPDIFAQIEASEKKERQQTMKRAYEEFPEEADGDSRAFIEYSDVRKGRKVGFVKGRKFKEVRLGATRGSDDEFGSTTYIRLFLVLNIATFFLLLAVLLTRFQRAQSLHTQRCLYGVLLIDSFILLCLYSSCSQTQC